One stretch of Lacrimispora sphenoides DNA includes these proteins:
- a CDS encoding ABC transporter ATP-binding protein: MMIEFADVSYGYIGEGNNDLEHVSMTIKDGEFVVITGKSGCGKTTITRLINGLALGFYEGWLSGEVKIHGTDIRDLPLWCIGRRVGSVFQDPRSQFFAGITEDELAFGCENYGMDSAVMEERIKEAVFKIRGENLLGREIYPMSSGEKQKIAIASAYAVSPNIYVFDEPSANLDMASVLKLKELMKQLKDMGHTVVAAEHRLYYLTGVADRFLFMEDGQIVREFSPLEVKNMTREFREIWGVRTGNLSACTVQKQPEEPREKAILQIKHLEFSYGKHQILNDLSLEAFPGEIIALIGYNGVGKSTLGQILCGLLKESSGTILYEGKPVAKRKRRKKAYYVMQNTDCQLFGESVREELRLNQRHGDDHEIQKILRRYGLWEYRERHPATLSGGQKQRLTMAVADVIGPDILILDEPTSGLDGNNMRRISDHLKQLSRLEKTLFVITHDYEFAVSTCSRAVVLSKGYCSLDFPVYGNEDRLLACMEESV; the protein is encoded by the coding sequence ATGATGATTGAATTTGCAGATGTTTCTTATGGGTACATTGGGGAGGGAAACAACGACCTGGAGCATGTAAGCATGACCATAAAGGACGGTGAATTCGTAGTGATCACCGGAAAAAGCGGATGCGGAAAAACCACTATAACAAGACTGATCAACGGGCTTGCCCTTGGTTTTTATGAAGGCTGGCTGTCCGGTGAAGTGAAGATCCACGGGACGGATATAAGAGACCTTCCTCTCTGGTGTATCGGCCGCAGGGTGGGTTCTGTCTTTCAGGATCCAAGGAGCCAATTTTTTGCCGGCATAACAGAGGATGAGCTGGCCTTTGGCTGTGAAAATTATGGCATGGACAGTGCGGTCATGGAAGAGAGGATCAAGGAGGCGGTTTTTAAGATAAGAGGAGAAAACTTACTTGGCCGTGAAATATATCCAATGTCCAGCGGAGAAAAGCAGAAGATTGCCATTGCCTCCGCCTATGCGGTTTCTCCGAACATCTATGTATTTGATGAACCGTCGGCAAATCTGGATATGGCATCGGTCCTTAAACTTAAGGAACTGATGAAACAGCTAAAGGATATGGGGCACACGGTAGTTGCCGCGGAGCACAGGCTTTATTATCTGACCGGGGTGGCGGACCGCTTCCTGTTCATGGAAGACGGGCAGATCGTTAGGGAATTTTCTCCTCTGGAAGTAAAAAATATGACCCGGGAATTCCGGGAGATATGGGGAGTGCGTACCGGAAATCTTTCTGCCTGCACGGTTCAGAAGCAGCCTGAAGAACCTAGGGAAAAAGCGATTTTACAAATAAAGCACCTGGAGTTCTCCTATGGAAAACACCAGATTTTAAACGATTTATCCCTGGAAGCTTTTCCTGGGGAAATCATTGCCCTCATCGGATACAACGGTGTAGGGAAAAGCACCCTGGGGCAGATTCTCTGTGGACTGTTAAAGGAATCCTCTGGGACTATCCTTTATGAAGGGAAACCGGTTGCAAAGAGAAAACGAAGAAAAAAGGCCTATTATGTGATGCAGAATACGGACTGCCAGCTGTTTGGAGAAAGTGTCAGAGAAGAATTAAGGCTTAACCAGAGACATGGGGATGATCATGAGATCCAAAAGATATTAAGGCGGTATGGGCTGTGGGAATACAGGGAGCGTCATCCGGCAACCCTGTCCGGAGGCCAAAAGCAGCGACTTACGATGGCAGTGGCAGATGTGATCGGCCCGGATATCCTGATCCTGGATGAGCCCACCAGCGGACTGGACGGTAATAATATGCGCCGCATTTCAGACCATTTAAAGCAGCTGTCAAGACTTGAAAAGACGCTGTTTGTTATAACCCATGATTATGAATTCGCGGTTTCCACCTGCAGTCGGGCAGTGGTGCTTTCAAAGGGCTACTGTTCCCTGGATTTTCCGGTGTATGGAAACGAGGACAGGCTGCTTGCCTGCATGGAGGAAAGCGTTTGA